The Pangasianodon hypophthalmus isolate fPanHyp1 chromosome 13, fPanHyp1.pri, whole genome shotgun sequence genome includes a window with the following:
- the LOC128319769 gene encoding uncharacterized protein LOC128319769, whose amino-acid sequence DSPPCLLFTVCSLYLCSVKFGLPSSGSPEVLFLQSGEVINVASAADVLPLDEQVKRSAPVEPASASLPASEQESVILICDAPSSPPPAPPQSSSAPIGPPQSSSAPPAPSQSSSPPPAPPQSSSAPPAPPQSSSAPPAPPQSSSAPPAPPQSSSAPPAPPQSSSAPPAPPQSSSAPPAPPQSSSAPPAPPQSSSAPPAPPQSSSAPPAPPRPKESDIVEAPAPPKTTPPQEAEPITAPESEVKSELDKTRLSAQKRCKQTGQLLFCIPPMEEVQLKKAEKVSKSTEKKENKEKRLRRPGHLLFCIPPTEEDQQKTGKASALVKKSQASEQEPVTLIFGMRSSSPLASQPPEK is encoded by the exons tctggaGAAGTTATAAACGTGGCTTCTGCTGCTGATGTGCTCCCACTCG ATGAGCAAGTGAAGCGCTCAGCTCCTGTGGAACCTGCCTCGGCGTCTCTGCCTGCGTCAGAACAGGAATCTGTCATTCTCATTTGTGACGCTCCATCATCTCCACCTCCGGCTCCTCCACAGTCATCATCTGCACCTATAGGTCCTCCACAGTCATCATCTGCACCTCCGGCTCCTTCACAGTCATCATCTCCACCTCCGGCTCCTCCACAGTCATCATCTGCACCTCCGGCTCCTCCACAGTCATCATCTGCACCTCCGGCTCCTCCACAGTCATCATCTGCACCTCCGGCTCCTCCACAGTCATCATCTGCACCTCCGGCTCCTCCACAGTCATCGTCTGCACCTCCGGCTCCTCCACAGTCATCGTCTGCACCTCCGGCTCCTCCACAGTCATCATCTGCACCTCCGGCTCCTCCACAGTCATCATCTGCACCTCCGGCTCCTCCACAGTCATCGTCTGCACCTCCGGCTCCTCCACGGCCTAAAGAAAGTGACATTGTGGAGGCTCCTGCACCTCCAAAAACCACACCCCCACAGGAGGCAGAGCCAATCACAGCCCCTGAGTCAGAGGTGAAGAGTGAGCTGGACAAG ACTCGTCTGTCAGCACAAAAGCGATGCAAACAAACAGGTCAGCTCCTTTTCTGCATCCCTCCGATGGAGGAAGTTCAGCTGAAAAAGGCAGAGAAAGTCAGCAAGTcgacagaaaagaaagaaaacaag GAAAAGCGTCTTAGAAGGCCGGGTCATCTCCTTTTCTGCATCCCTCCGACGGAGGAAGACCAGCAGAAGACCGGGAAAGCCAGCGCGCTGGTGAAGAAAAGCCAAGCATCAGAACAGGAACCTGTCACTCTCATTTTTGGCATGAGATCATCTTCACCTCTGGCCTCTCAACCCCCcgaaaagtga